Proteins from a single region of Pseudopedobacter saltans DSM 12145:
- a CDS encoding glycoside hydrolase family 2 protein → MNNPRNRSASLLILILLVVSTALQAQNRQKYNFNSDWLLKVGDIPHAEKSNSTDADWKKVTLPHAFNEDEAFKVDIRDLTDTVMWYRKHFVLPQSAKGKKIFIEFEGARQGVDVYVNGKYVGLHENGAMAFGFDLTDLVKVGSNVIAVRVDNNWEYEERATGVMYQWCSRGFNANYGGLTKNVWLHVTDKLYQTLPLYSNLKTTGVYIYAKDIRIKSQKATIHAESEVKNETGKVQTVGYRVELIDRDGTLLKTFNGESKVMQPNETALLSAEAEAEGLHFWSWGYGYLYTVKTTLTVNGKPIDEVVTRTGFRKTRFGDGKIWLNDRVLQVKGFAQRTSNEWPAIGLSVPAWLSDYSNGLMVEGNANLVRWMHITPWKQDVESCDRVGLIQAMPAGDAEKDVEGRNWEQRLFLMRDAIIYNRNNPSILFYECGNESISREHMIEMKQIRDLYDLHGGRAIGSREMLDIPEAEYGGEMFYINKSASHPMWAMEYCRDEGLRKYWDNYSYPYHKEGVVNEAYYASLRKKVNRPEAYNHNQDEFTVENVLRWFEFFRERPGTGTRVSSGGAKIIFSDTNTHFRGEENYRRSGVTDPMRIFKDPYFAHQVMWDGWVDIEKPRIYIVGHWNYESDVVKPVYVVANTDSVSLFLNGKALSGAKQDAQFLFTYPNVAFQAGTLEAIGYNKGKEVARYKMETTGKPVALKLTAIENPKGWKADGADLLLAQVEVVDAQGRRCPLANDLVSFSLEGPAEWRGGIAQGPDNYILSKNLPVECGVNRILIRSTTTAGKVILKAKAKGLEDAEIVFHTLPFETKGGLTPWIPANHLEGRLTRGETPQTPSYKDSKIDVPILSAVAGANTDQAIKSFDDNELSEWKNDGKLSTGWITYHLQRMARVDEVCMKLTGWRQRSYPLEIYAGKELIWSGETDRSLGYVHLPVKPTMTKEITIKLKGSSKDEDAFGAIVELVEPVAGELDLVKAENADKANHELRIIEIEFKENLLP, encoded by the coding sequence ATGAATAATCCTAGAAACAGGAGTGCAAGCCTCCTCATACTTATCTTGCTGGTCGTATCAACAGCGCTTCAAGCGCAAAACCGACAAAAATACAATTTCAACTCCGATTGGTTATTGAAAGTTGGCGATATTCCCCATGCAGAGAAGTCCAATAGTACCGACGCTGATTGGAAGAAAGTAACGCTACCGCATGCATTTAATGAAGACGAGGCGTTTAAAGTGGATATTCGTGATCTGACAGATACGGTGATGTGGTATCGTAAGCATTTTGTTCTTCCTCAATCAGCCAAAGGTAAAAAGATATTCATAGAGTTTGAGGGAGCTCGGCAAGGAGTAGACGTTTACGTAAATGGAAAATATGTAGGTTTACATGAGAATGGAGCGATGGCTTTTGGTTTCGACCTAACCGACTTGGTAAAAGTAGGTTCTAACGTCATTGCTGTGCGTGTAGACAATAACTGGGAGTATGAAGAACGTGCTACAGGCGTCATGTATCAATGGTGTAGCCGTGGCTTTAATGCCAATTACGGAGGCCTGACCAAGAATGTATGGCTGCATGTCACCGATAAGCTCTATCAAACCCTACCGCTCTATAGTAATTTAAAGACTACGGGTGTATATATCTATGCAAAAGATATCCGGATCAAGTCACAAAAAGCAACTATACATGCCGAATCAGAAGTTAAAAATGAAACGGGTAAGGTACAGACTGTCGGATATCGGGTAGAGCTTATCGACCGTGACGGCACTTTACTAAAAACTTTTAATGGAGAAAGCAAAGTCATGCAACCCAATGAAACAGCACTATTATCCGCGGAAGCTGAAGCTGAGGGTTTGCACTTTTGGAGTTGGGGTTATGGTTATTTATATACCGTAAAAACTACATTAACGGTCAATGGAAAACCAATTGACGAGGTAGTAACGCGTACAGGTTTTCGCAAAACCCGCTTCGGGGACGGAAAGATATGGCTAAATGACCGAGTACTGCAAGTGAAAGGATTTGCCCAACGTACCAGTAACGAATGGCCCGCCATCGGTTTGTCTGTTCCTGCATGGTTAAGTGATTACAGTAACGGTTTGATGGTCGAAGGGAATGCCAATCTGGTTCGTTGGATGCACATAACGCCCTGGAAACAGGATGTAGAGTCTTGCGATCGTGTGGGTTTGATTCAAGCAATGCCTGCAGGCGATGCGGAAAAAGACGTTGAGGGTCGAAATTGGGAGCAACGGCTATTCCTCATGCGTGATGCAATCATCTATAACCGCAATAACCCAAGCATTCTATTCTACGAATGTGGAAATGAATCCATAAGTCGCGAGCATATGATAGAGATGAAGCAAATACGTGATTTGTATGATTTGCATGGTGGACGTGCTATTGGAAGCCGCGAAATGTTAGATATTCCCGAAGCAGAATATGGTGGCGAAATGTTTTATATCAATAAAAGCGCCAGCCACCCAATGTGGGCTATGGAATATTGTCGTGATGAAGGATTAAGAAAATATTGGGATAATTACTCTTATCCATATCACAAGGAAGGTGTAGTAAATGAGGCTTATTATGCGTCATTACGAAAAAAAGTGAATCGACCGGAAGCTTATAATCATAATCAGGATGAGTTTACGGTAGAAAATGTACTTCGCTGGTTCGAGTTCTTTCGTGAACGTCCCGGAACAGGCACCCGCGTAAGTTCAGGTGGTGCGAAAATTATTTTTTCCGATACCAACACCCATTTCCGTGGCGAAGAGAATTACCGTCGTAGCGGTGTCACCGACCCGATGCGCATATTTAAGGATCCCTATTTTGCACATCAGGTAATGTGGGACGGCTGGGTAGATATCGAAAAGCCGCGTATTTATATTGTGGGGCATTGGAATTATGAAAGCGATGTCGTGAAACCCGTATACGTTGTTGCAAATACAGATAGTGTCTCACTTTTTTTAAATGGCAAAGCCTTATCCGGTGCCAAGCAAGATGCGCAGTTTCTCTTTACCTATCCTAATGTAGCTTTTCAAGCAGGAACTTTAGAAGCTATTGGCTATAACAAAGGGAAAGAAGTCGCTCGCTATAAGATGGAAACAACCGGCAAACCGGTGGCTTTGAAACTGACTGCCATAGAGAATCCAAAAGGCTGGAAAGCGGACGGTGCAGATTTATTACTTGCACAGGTAGAAGTTGTCGATGCACAGGGACGTCGTTGTCCATTAGCTAATGACCTGGTAAGCTTTTCTTTGGAAGGTCCTGCAGAATGGCGTGGCGGCATTGCCCAAGGTCCAGACAACTATATTCTGAGCAAAAACTTGCCCGTAGAATGTGGAGTCAACCGGATATTAATTCGTTCAACCACTACAGCTGGTAAAGTGATTTTAAAGGCTAAAGCGAAAGGATTGGAAGATGCCGAAATTGTATTTCACACCTTACCTTTTGAAACCAAAGGCGGTTTAACGCCATGGATTCCCGCTAACCATCTGGAGGGGCGCTTAACACGTGGAGAGACACCACAAACACCATCTTATAAGGATTCGAAAATTGATGTGCCCATTCTATCTGCTGTCGCGGGGGCCAATACAGATCAGGCTATAAAGAGTTTTGATGACAATGAACTGAGTGAATGGAAAAACGATGGAAAGCTGTCGACAGGCTGGATCACCTATCACTTACAACGTATGGCTCGAGTCGATGAGGTTTGCATGAAACTAACAGGCTGGCGCCAACGGAGCTATCCATTAGAAATTTATGCAGGAAAGGAGCTGATATGGAGTGGAGAAACTGACCGTAGTTTAGGATACGTACATTTGCCGGTAAAACCAACGATGACGAAAGAGATAACCATCAAGCTTAAAGGCTCAAGTAAAGATGAAGACGCTTTTGGCGCTATTGTAGAACTCGTCGAGCCTGTGGCCGGCGAGCTCGATTTGGTTAAGGCTGAAAACGCAGACAAAGCAAACCATGAACTCCGTATTATTGAAATCGAATTCAAAGAAAATTTATTACCATAG
- a CDS encoding beta-galactosidase small subunit-related protein: MKKIGLFVSLFLFSFCSLWSQTAREEINRNIDKAGGSYYAYTTEFIPQTQAPKGYSPFYISHYSRHGSRYLTKDVHYTRIVNVFAKAHEQSALTTIGEDTYKRLKEVMKEANLRAGDLSLVGKQQHRDIAKRMFTSFPEVFKQKDPMFNIDDKYLRMVDNGWDGIVNSYRNPTRDYWEIKAVYAPVFVAVEKLSFIVGQDSIPIPVRNDFDYTDLSDVRVQWQIYEDELLLDKGFSSLHGAPHATSTMHLPLTKIKTVKPGKTYYSWFIFLRKDGSEITRCAVELCAPEQQEAIETYSVKPIVDNSKLLTITVGHTKYVFDPNLGQLIAAQLDDSKIIEGISPTIWHDLDPNERYAFGAAELKKAVNLNQYQQKVTAWNVENKADDKVIHAQVEYMIDQNNRFTVQYKYTIKGNGLLNIHYELRPQVQINRLPLVGMDIKMTGINDLKWLGLGPYDAYPNKQAAPIFGTWKWDGTAGVKRTRWIESSEGPARIQIFNNGYIELKEATSNKISVLTDVYARPEKQRPADNSFPELRTDHSYVGEFDIVLKSNE; encoded by the coding sequence ATGAAGAAAATAGGCCTTTTTGTTTCGCTGTTCCTATTTAGTTTTTGCTCCCTATGGAGTCAGACCGCTCGTGAAGAAATTAACAGAAATATAGATAAGGCGGGAGGCAGTTATTATGCTTATACGACAGAATTTATTCCGCAAACTCAGGCTCCAAAGGGATACAGTCCGTTTTATATCAGTCACTACAGTCGACATGGGTCTCGCTATCTCACCAAGGATGTCCATTATACTCGGATAGTCAACGTATTTGCGAAAGCGCATGAACAGTCTGCTTTAACAACAATAGGCGAGGACACCTATAAACGATTAAAGGAAGTTATGAAAGAGGCCAATCTTCGTGCCGGAGACTTATCTTTAGTAGGCAAACAGCAACACCGTGATATTGCTAAACGCATGTTTACGTCATTTCCGGAAGTATTCAAGCAGAAAGACCCGATGTTCAATATAGACGATAAATATCTGCGTATGGTGGATAATGGATGGGATGGTATTGTTAACTCCTATAGAAATCCAACCCGTGACTATTGGGAAATAAAAGCGGTATATGCTCCCGTGTTTGTAGCTGTAGAAAAACTTAGTTTTATAGTAGGTCAGGATTCTATACCGATCCCTGTACGCAACGACTTTGACTATACTGATCTTTCGGACGTACGTGTGCAATGGCAAATATATGAAGATGAGTTACTTTTAGACAAAGGATTTTCTTCACTACATGGCGCGCCTCATGCGACAAGCACTATGCATCTTCCTCTTACTAAAATAAAAACAGTAAAACCAGGAAAAACCTATTATTCATGGTTTATTTTCCTCCGCAAAGACGGATCTGAAATTACACGATGTGCAGTCGAACTATGTGCTCCAGAGCAGCAAGAAGCTATAGAAACATATAGCGTAAAGCCAATCGTAGATAACAGTAAACTTTTAACTATAACGGTTGGTCATACAAAATATGTATTTGATCCGAACTTAGGTCAACTCATAGCCGCCCAGCTGGATGACTCGAAAATAATTGAAGGAATCTCTCCTACTATTTGGCACGATCTCGATCCCAATGAACGTTATGCATTTGGAGCGGCAGAGCTAAAAAAAGCAGTGAATCTTAATCAGTACCAACAAAAAGTGACCGCATGGAATGTGGAAAATAAGGCTGATGACAAAGTTATTCATGCACAGGTTGAATACATGATAGACCAAAACAATCGCTTTACTGTACAGTATAAATATACAATCAAGGGTAATGGCCTATTAAATATTCATTATGAATTACGACCCCAAGTCCAAATAAATAGACTACCGCTTGTAGGGATGGATATAAAAATGACAGGTATTAACGATCTGAAGTGGTTAGGATTAGGTCCTTATGATGCATACCCTAATAAACAGGCCGCGCCAATCTTCGGAACATGGAAATGGGATGGTACGGCTGGAGTAAAACGTACACGTTGGATTGAATCTTCGGAAGGTCCAGCTCGCATTCAAATATTTAATAATGGTTATATCGAGTTAAAAGAAGCGACTTCTAATAAAATTTCTGTATTGACAGACGTGTATGCTCGTCCGGAAAAACAACGTCCTGCAGATAATAGTTTTCCGGAACTGCGTACAGACCATTCTTATGTTGGTGAATTTGATATAGTATTGAAAAGCAATGAATAA
- a CDS encoding glycoside hydrolase family 88 protein, translated as MIKRTFFISALTCLMFMSCTSKDDSDMNAVIEKGLNRSVEQAKFLATSLLEEPDKLPRYVLPDGTLVTSDSHWWCSGFFSGVLWQLYEDTGDALLKEYAENYTKRIEKEQYSLDTHDLGFMMYCSYGQAFRITGDEQYKKVLIQSAKSLASRFNPNLGVIKSWDEKPKWKFPVIIDNMMNLELLEEVYKMTGDTLYDKISNSHAKVTMVNHFRPDYSSYHVVDYDTVNNKVAKVDTHQGYSSSSAWARGQAWGLYGYTMMYRETKNKTYLEQAEKIAKFILNHPNLPEDKVPYWDFNAPNIPNTYRDASSAAIMASALIELSQYVDKSLAKEYLSVARKQLQTLTSDEYLAAPGSNGGFILKHSVGNLNENREVDVPLTYADYYYVEALLRYKHLIH; from the coding sequence ATGATTAAGAGAACTTTTTTTATAAGCGCTTTAACCTGCCTCATGTTTATGTCCTGTACTTCAAAGGATGATAGTGATATGAATGCTGTTATCGAAAAGGGATTAAACCGAAGTGTAGAGCAAGCGAAATTTTTAGCTACTAGCCTACTGGAAGAACCGGATAAATTACCAAGATACGTCCTTCCAGACGGGACGCTTGTTACTTCAGATTCACATTGGTGGTGTAGCGGATTTTTCAGCGGGGTATTGTGGCAACTTTACGAAGATACGGGAGATGCGTTACTAAAAGAATATGCCGAAAACTATACCAAGCGTATCGAAAAAGAGCAATATTCCCTTGATACCCACGATCTTGGTTTTATGATGTATTGCAGCTACGGACAAGCATTTAGAATCACAGGAGATGAGCAATACAAAAAAGTATTAATACAAAGTGCCAAATCATTGGCAAGTCGTTTCAACCCTAATTTAGGGGTAATCAAATCATGGGACGAAAAACCAAAATGGAAGTTTCCGGTCATTATTGATAACATGATGAATCTTGAACTGTTAGAAGAGGTCTACAAAATGACAGGAGACACACTATATGATAAGATTTCCAATAGTCATGCAAAAGTGACCATGGTTAATCATTTCCGTCCCGATTACAGCTCATACCATGTTGTCGATTACGACACTGTAAATAACAAAGTTGCAAAGGTTGATACCCATCAGGGATATTCAAGCAGCTCGGCATGGGCGCGCGGACAGGCCTGGGGTCTCTATGGTTATACCATGATGTATAGAGAAACAAAAAACAAGACCTATCTGGAACAAGCTGAAAAAATTGCCAAATTCATTTTAAATCATCCTAACCTGCCAGAAGATAAAGTTCCATATTGGGATTTTAATGCCCCTAATATACCAAATACATACAGGGATGCTTCGTCAGCAGCTATCATGGCATCTGCATTAATAGAGTTAAGCCAATATGTAGATAAAAGTTTAGCAAAAGAATACCTTTCTGTGGCGCGTAAGCAATTACAAACGCTAACTTCCGATGAGTATTTAGCGGCGCCGGGTTCAAATGGAGGATTTATCCTTAAACATTCTGTCGGCAACCTAAATGAGAATAGAGAAGTGGATGTTCCTTTAACGTATGCAGATTATTATTATGTAGAAGCATTATTGCGATACAAACATTTAATCCATTAA
- a CDS encoding heparinase II/III domain-containing protein: MKKLFLIILTTLCVSCAHTKSNSASLKHPYLVMDAQTEKDIRKVISSDKMWRDYHGLMIEGADSILSVPILDRVVTGRRMLGVSRECLRRVLLLGYAYRMTGQGKYAQRAEAEMKNAAQFTDWNPSHFLDVAEMTTALAIGYDWLYNYISDETKKNVAEAIELKGLRPSFKKEYYDHWLDNRNNWNQVCNAGMTLGALAIYDRIPKLADSIVNRAVEKVKLPMSIYSPNGAYSEGYSYWAFGTTYNILLIEALKSVKGTDYGLTQMPGFLKTGNFIQNMILGDGKSFNYGDCNSSGRMYPPMFWFAKQTKNTNILWGDKYFLSNASKSNIIDYRYGVYAIIWGSQIKLDNIQTPREKMWVSATSEQPVAIMRTNWNFNKGLSAAIKGGTAQTGHTHLDVGSFIITEQNIRWAMDFGPQDYDSIEKLGMNLWGRKQDSDRWKIFRYNNQAHNTLTFNNQLQNVENHASITESGNKTNFMYAVLDMSAVYENQVANVKRGMALVDEKYFVIRDEIKALNKPTTVRWNMLTEATPKILDDHTIQLSIQGKKLLLKVESSAKFSLKTWSTTSPNSYDEANPNTTFVGFEAYLTPGAEENLQVKLIPEEHRSNVQEIQQLKNWKNY, from the coding sequence ATGAAGAAACTGTTTTTAATAATTCTGACGACTCTGTGTGTTTCCTGTGCCCATACAAAGAGCAATTCTGCATCATTAAAGCATCCATACTTAGTTATGGATGCACAAACAGAAAAAGATATCAGAAAGGTAATAAGCTCGGATAAAATGTGGCGGGATTATCATGGCCTAATGATTGAAGGTGCCGACTCTATTTTGTCGGTACCTATATTGGACCGAGTCGTTACTGGAAGAAGGATGTTGGGTGTCTCTCGTGAATGTCTTCGTAGAGTGCTACTCCTTGGCTATGCCTACAGAATGACTGGACAAGGAAAATATGCACAACGGGCCGAGGCTGAAATGAAAAACGCCGCACAGTTTACTGACTGGAACCCTTCCCATTTTCTCGATGTGGCTGAAATGACCACAGCGTTAGCGATTGGATATGATTGGCTTTACAACTATATAAGTGATGAAACTAAAAAAAATGTAGCAGAGGCAATCGAGCTTAAAGGATTGCGACCATCGTTTAAGAAAGAATACTATGACCATTGGTTAGATAATCGTAATAATTGGAATCAAGTTTGTAACGCTGGGATGACTTTAGGCGCATTAGCTATTTACGACAGAATACCAAAACTTGCAGATTCAATTGTAAATCGAGCGGTAGAAAAGGTTAAATTACCAATGAGCATCTATTCCCCTAACGGTGCTTACTCCGAAGGCTATAGTTATTGGGCTTTCGGTACAACCTATAATATATTATTAATAGAGGCCCTAAAATCGGTAAAGGGTACCGACTATGGCTTAACGCAAATGCCTGGCTTTCTAAAAACAGGTAATTTCATTCAAAATATGATACTTGGCGATGGCAAATCTTTCAACTATGGAGATTGTAATAGTTCAGGACGCATGTATCCTCCAATGTTCTGGTTTGCAAAACAAACAAAAAACACCAATATCCTATGGGGAGATAAGTACTTCCTTTCAAATGCTTCCAAAAGTAATATTATAGATTATCGGTATGGAGTCTATGCTATAATATGGGGTTCACAGATAAAACTGGATAATATACAAACGCCACGTGAAAAAATGTGGGTTTCTGCCACATCTGAACAGCCTGTAGCTATAATGCGCACTAATTGGAATTTCAACAAAGGCTTATCCGCAGCTATCAAAGGCGGTACGGCTCAGACAGGACACACCCATCTGGATGTTGGTTCGTTCATTATAACAGAGCAGAATATACGTTGGGCTATGGACTTTGGACCTCAAGATTATGATTCAATAGAAAAATTGGGTATGAACTTATGGGGCCGAAAACAAGATTCTGATAGATGGAAGATTTTTAGATACAACAACCAGGCACACAACACTTTAACATTTAACAATCAACTTCAAAACGTAGAAAATCACGCATCAATTACCGAATCAGGTAATAAAACCAACTTTATGTATGCTGTTTTAGATATGAGCGCTGTATATGAAAATCAGGTGGCTAACGTAAAACGTGGGATGGCACTGGTAGATGAAAAGTATTTCGTCATAAGGGATGAAATTAAAGCATTGAATAAACCAACCACTGTGCGCTGGAATATGCTGACTGAGGCTACTCCAAAGATTTTAGATGACCATACTATCCAGCTTTCCATACAAGGAAAAAAATTATTACTTAAAGTAGAGTCTTCTGCTAAATTTTCTCTAAAAACATGGAGTACTACATCTCCAAACAGTTATGATGAGGCAAACCCAAACACCACATTTGTTGGTTTTGAAGCTTATTTAACTCCTGGAGCAGAGGAAAACCTCCAAGTTAAGTTAATACCTGAAGAGCATCGCTCGAACGTCCAAGAAATACAACAATTGAAAAATTGGAAAAATTATTAA
- a CDS encoding TonB-dependent receptor, whose amino-acid sequence MKAKLLMLSLLSLITVKLVAQTATVTGVVTDGDTKDFLIGATVAVKGTTKGTITNANGGYTLFAPAGKQTIQFSFIGYQTQEFVVDLKANEVKKIDLVLNPNGRQLNEVVVSAQVKGQTAAIKKQLNATGIINAVSEEKLRELPDVNVADAVGRLPGLMIQRDGGEGQKIIIRGLDPKYNTIAINGMNAPSTSSTDRSTDLNMISPEMIAGAEVMKASTADKDADGLGGTVNLILKDASSGFKLNVSGESGYHSQIDGIGRYKGNIFASNRFLNDRLGVIFTASADKTDRSNDTFRGNYDVSGNAPTEGLNYTMPWLRTTRLQSNLEKRERYNANINMDWNLGNGSKIKMSNLFSRMNRDRDVREKRYDFNGNYLRFNQTDIEFNTTNITNMLQGEFNLLNSTLEVGAGRSNSNSKTPYSHDLQFRINSPFTVPISSLLYLPPYLAVSPQFVDETPLSKYYMYEGYFNTEAAKETEYSAWLDWKKPFTVNDLISGYIKFGGKYRQKDRSLVTSQYYGRMDLREGLNVINANMPDLEKSTFKNLIGIQNFIDTGFKPHTYLNDKYDDLNFNFALDHNAMRNFYNVNRSIYQSTPSSTLQNDYDGHEEMLAEYIMSEINFGKLVTFIPGVRHDHSYLRYQAYSGQNVPESETSHFEADFEKTSDSEKFGYWLPQMHLRVKPIQWMDVRLAYTKTLSRPDYNLLAPRTIIKPTSSDVTWSRTNLKPALSTNYDLILSFYRPDWGLFTVGGFYKNIKNFIYTRSAYLLNGTVTDPTNFDGLYPELAGFNINYPLNSPNDATIKGLEFDLQIQFRKLDNFLRGVVLSTNLSFMDSKMDYFETLKGRIANPDYVQGGTEKPFLPVNSEVTYTDKLLNQPSLLFNVSLGYDYKKFSGRVSCNYQDGVLISEQHRPDAADVESTRAFTKWDAQLKYTLSKKLSLYGTLSNFTMSSDRKRRNVTDYPTSTEFYGSAAYLGFRYDIFR is encoded by the coding sequence ATGAAAGCAAAACTATTAATGTTATCACTCTTATCATTGATAACTGTGAAGCTTGTCGCACAGACCGCGACGGTCACCGGAGTTGTTACAGATGGTGACACTAAGGACTTCCTTATAGGTGCTACTGTAGCCGTCAAAGGGACAACAAAAGGAACTATTACCAATGCAAATGGAGGTTATACCTTGTTTGCGCCAGCAGGTAAGCAAACCATTCAATTCTCTTTTATTGGTTACCAAACACAAGAATTTGTGGTGGATCTTAAGGCTAATGAGGTCAAAAAAATCGACTTAGTGTTAAATCCTAATGGGCGTCAGTTAAACGAGGTAGTTGTAAGCGCTCAGGTAAAAGGGCAAACAGCTGCTATTAAGAAACAATTAAATGCAACAGGTATTATCAATGCAGTTTCGGAAGAAAAATTACGTGAGCTACCCGATGTTAACGTCGCTGATGCTGTTGGGCGTTTACCTGGATTGATGATCCAGCGTGATGGAGGTGAAGGTCAAAAGATCATCATCAGGGGTTTGGATCCGAAATATAACACGATAGCGATCAACGGGATGAATGCTCCATCTACCAGCAGTACAGATCGCAGTACTGACTTAAACATGATTTCACCAGAAATGATCGCCGGTGCGGAAGTAATGAAAGCAAGTACAGCTGATAAAGACGCCGATGGATTGGGAGGTACAGTTAACCTGATATTAAAAGACGCGTCAAGCGGTTTTAAATTAAATGTTTCAGGAGAATCAGGGTATCATTCTCAAATAGATGGTATTGGTCGTTATAAAGGAAATATCTTTGCAAGTAACCGTTTCTTAAATGATCGTCTTGGTGTAATTTTCACAGCGAGTGCAGATAAAACGGATCGTAGTAATGACACATTTAGAGGGAATTATGACGTTAGTGGAAATGCTCCTACGGAAGGTCTTAATTATACAATGCCTTGGCTAAGAACCACTCGTTTACAGTCCAATCTTGAGAAAAGAGAACGCTATAATGCTAATATAAATATGGACTGGAATCTGGGAAACGGTTCTAAAATTAAAATGTCTAACCTCTTTAGCAGAATGAATCGCGATCGTGATGTACGTGAAAAAAGATATGACTTTAATGGCAACTACCTGAGATTCAACCAAACTGACATAGAGTTTAATACTACCAACATTACCAATATGCTACAAGGTGAATTTAATCTTTTAAATTCTACTTTAGAAGTCGGAGCTGGACGTAGCAACTCTAACTCTAAAACTCCTTACAGCCACGACTTGCAGTTTAGAATAAACTCACCTTTTACAGTACCAATTAGCTCGCTTTTATATTTACCGCCTTATTTAGCTGTAAGTCCTCAATTTGTAGATGAAACCCCTCTTTCGAAGTACTATATGTATGAAGGGTATTTTAATACGGAAGCAGCAAAGGAAACAGAATATAGTGCTTGGTTAGATTGGAAAAAACCATTCACTGTTAATGACCTAATAAGCGGTTACATTAAATTTGGTGGAAAATACCGCCAAAAAGATAGGTCTTTAGTAACCTCACAATATTATGGTCGTATGGACCTAAGAGAGGGACTGAATGTAATAAATGCAAACATGCCTGATCTTGAGAAGTCTACATTTAAGAATTTAATAGGTATTCAGAACTTCATTGACACAGGTTTCAAACCACATACTTACTTAAATGACAAATACGATGATTTGAACTTTAACTTCGCTTTAGATCATAATGCTATGAGAAACTTCTATAACGTGAATAGAAGTATTTATCAATCTACCCCTTCTTCAACTTTACAAAATGATTACGATGGACACGAAGAAATGTTGGCCGAGTATATTATGAGTGAAATCAACTTTGGAAAATTGGTAACGTTCATCCCAGGTGTACGTCATGACCATTCTTATTTACGCTATCAGGCTTACAGCGGTCAAAATGTTCCGGAAAGTGAAACAAGTCATTTCGAGGCAGATTTTGAAAAAACTTCCGACTCAGAGAAATTTGGCTATTGGTTACCACAAATGCATTTACGTGTAAAACCAATCCAATGGATGGATGTTAGATTAGCCTATACTAAAACATTATCTAGACCCGATTATAACTTACTCGCACCTAGGACAATAATTAAACCAACGTCTAGTGATGTTACCTGGAGCAGAACAAATCTAAAACCTGCGCTTTCAACAAACTACGATTTGATACTATCTTTTTATCGACCAGATTGGGGCTTGTTCACAGTTGGTGGTTTCTATAAAAACATTAAAAACTTTATTTACACACGTTCCGCGTATTTGTTAAATGGTACCGTAACAGATCCTACAAACTTTGACGGACTTTATCCTGAACTTGCAGGCTTTAACATCAATTACCCTTTAAATAGCCCTAATGATGCCACAATCAAAGGCTTAGAGTTTGATCTTCAAATACAATTTCGTAAGCTAGATAATTTCCTGAGAGGGGTAGTACTAAGTACAAACTTATCATTTATGGACTCAAAAATGGACTATTTCGAAACTTTGAAGGGAAGAATAGCCAATCCTGATTATGTGCAAGGGGGAACTGAAAAGCCTTTTCTACCTGTCAATTCTGAGGTTACTTACACCGATAAATTATTAAACCAACCTTCTTTACTTTTCAATGTGTCATTGGGATATGATTATAAGAAATTCTCGGGAAGGGTATCATGTAATTATCAAGACGGAGTGCTTATTTCAGAACAACATCGTCCAGATGCAGCTGACGTAGAATCGACAAGAGCTTTTACGAAGTGGGATGCACAACTTAAATACACCCTATCTAAAAAGTTATCGCTTTACGGAACGTTATCAAACTTCACAATGTCATCGGATAGAAAACGTCGCAATGTAACTGACTATCCTACATCAACTGAGTTTTATGGCTCAGCTGCGTACTTGGGCTTTAGATATGACATTTTCAGATAA